TCCTTTCCCCATCTTATTTCTCGTCTACCTAAACACATACGCTTTTAAAGGTGCATTTAATCCATAATCTCCTTAAGAGCCAATATAATTTCTTTCTCATCTATTCTCTCAACTAACCTTACCCTTCCTATTCTTTCGGGGATAACCAGCCTTATTTTTCCTGTGAATTTTTTGTCGTGCAAGAGGGGAGACATTATTTTATCAATATCGCAAGGCTTTATCTTAACAGGTAATCCTATTTTTAAAAGGAGGTTTTTTATCCTTATCCCCTCTTTTTCATTTAAAAATCCAAGCTTTACAGCCAGGCGATTTATTGCCACCATTCCAATAGATATAGCATCTCCATGCCTTTTAACAAGACCTCCTCCTCCCTCAAGGGAATGGCCAATTGTATGACCATAATTCAAAATTGCCCTTATTCCCTTCTTGTCAAATTCATCTTGTTGGACAACCCTTGCCTTTATCTTATAGCACATTGAGACAATGTATTCAATATAAGGGCTTTTTAAAGATAGGATTTCATCTACATTTTTCTCAATGTATCTAAAGAATCTTGGGTTTTTGATTACCCCATATTTTATAACCTCTGCCATACTTCCTATAATTTCTTCCCTAGGAAGGGTTTTAAGCAAGGAAAGATCAGATATGACAAGGCTTGGCTGGTGGAATGAACCAATGATATTCTTTATTCCCATAAAATTTACGCCTGTTTTTCCACCTATCCCTGAATCAACATTTGCCAAGAGGGTGGTTGGAATATTTATGTAATCTACCCCCCTTTTATAAATAGCGGCAACAAACCCTCCCAGATCACCCACAATTCCACCTCCCAAATTTGCAATAAAGAGCCTTTTTCTTCCGCTATCAAATGAAATAATCTCTTTTAGAATATTTTTTAAAGAGAAAAATGATTTGTGCCTTTCTCCCTCTCCAATCAAAGCCTCTTTTACAGAAATTCCATTTTTCTTAAGGGATTCTTTTAATCTTTCACCATATAAAGAGAAAATCTTTGGCTGGCTAATTATAAAGCAAGAATTACCAAGCTCTTTTGCATAATCACCTGTTTTGTCTAATAAATCAAAGCCAATAAAGATAGGGTAAT
The nucleotide sequence above comes from bacterium. Encoded proteins:
- the aroB gene encoding 3-dehydroquinate synthase, producing the protein MNKREKRGVREIIQVKLGKKNYPIFIGFDLLDKTGDYAKELGNSCFIISQPKIFSLYGERLKESLKKNGISVKEALIGEGERHKSFFSLKNILKEIISFDSGRKRLFIANLGGGIVGDLGGFVAAIYKRGVDYINIPTTLLANVDSGIGGKTGVNFMGIKNIIGSFHQPSLVISDLSLLKTLPREEIIGSMAEVIKYGVIKNPRFFRYIEKNVDEILSLKSPYIEYIVSMCYKIKARVVQQDEFDKKGIRAILNYGHTIGHSLEGGGGLVKRHGDAISIGMVAINRLAVKLGFLNEKEGIRIKNLLLKIGLPVKIKPCDIDKIMSPLLHDKKFTGKIRLVIPERIGRVRLVERIDEKEIILALKEIMD